From a single Nostoc sp. MS1 genomic region:
- a CDS encoding vWA domain-containing protein, which produces MTTIKLFKKLPTQFIVCFLCGLISVSLLTCNTPTVDSFESAYRVLQESLLPQISVEQAPIFDAVAQSYSIQKLAEPLPNLDDFPLYAAKPSTDSNIAYIEIFGSAEKSNGEKQDERWLVDVAEAFNAKKITTTSGKVIQVGIRNIPSGTATRLLAAKNVQPAGFTPSHQLSLKLLTQQGITTSTITPRLVSDFAGFVVDGKADQELAKNGDVSFEKLLKAILSGKLTVGYPNPYSSGTSLNLLYTLFWRSAGHHQDGKPLIASELQSPQVNSVFDTFQKQVLITTLTTLDLKEIFIRDRQKLQAFPLEYQSFQNLKKLPGFEDVVFVPFGVPHDSPLVGFSWNNSVQNEGLRRFSEFALSSPMQQLAKEKGFNPGINFKSNIPIPDGEVLQAAQSYWKQRKDGGRTVNLMMVIDTSGSMEGDRLKAVKNSLKIAAQSINSGNYVGLVTFSDRPRQILPLAPFDVQQHQRLLAAADSLSADGETAMYDGMIVGLSQLMQRQKADPNGRFYLLLLTDGEVNTGLRFIQVRDVLKYSGVRFYPIAYGEVNRGELQEIANLRETTVKSSDSQKLQTLFTELFQTNL; this is translated from the coding sequence TTGACAACCATAAAACTTTTCAAAAAACTGCCAACACAATTTATTGTCTGTTTTTTGTGCGGGTTAATTAGCGTATCACTATTAACTTGTAATACCCCGACAGTAGATTCTTTTGAAAGTGCCTACCGCGTCTTACAAGAATCTTTGTTACCTCAAATATCCGTTGAACAAGCCCCGATTTTTGATGCAGTCGCTCAAAGTTACAGCATTCAAAAATTAGCAGAACCTTTACCAAATCTGGACGATTTTCCCCTCTATGCTGCCAAACCATCAACTGATAGTAATATTGCTTATATTGAAATTTTTGGTTCTGCGGAAAAATCTAATGGCGAAAAGCAAGATGAGCGTTGGTTGGTAGATGTTGCAGAAGCCTTTAACGCTAAAAAAATCACCACAACTTCGGGAAAAGTGATTCAGGTAGGAATCCGCAATATTCCCTCTGGTACTGCAACAAGGCTTTTGGCTGCTAAAAATGTACAGCCGGCTGGGTTTACACCTTCCCATCAGCTATCATTAAAACTTTTAACACAGCAAGGAATCACAACTTCCACTATTACCCCAAGATTAGTATCTGATTTTGCTGGTTTTGTTGTGGATGGAAAAGCTGATCAAGAACTAGCAAAAAACGGTGATGTCAGCTTTGAGAAACTACTGAAGGCGATTTTATCTGGCAAACTCACAGTGGGCTATCCTAATCCGTACAGTAGTGGTACATCTTTGAATTTGTTATACACGTTATTTTGGCGTAGTGCCGGACATCATCAAGACGGTAAACCTCTCATTGCCTCAGAATTACAATCACCACAGGTAAATTCAGTTTTTGATACCTTTCAGAAACAGGTGTTAATTACAACATTAACAACCCTTGACTTGAAAGAAATTTTTATTCGCGATCGCCAAAAATTGCAAGCCTTTCCCCTAGAGTATCAAAGTTTTCAAAACCTGAAGAAACTCCCTGGATTTGAAGATGTGGTATTTGTCCCCTTTGGTGTACCACATGATAGTCCTTTGGTAGGGTTTAGTTGGAATAATAGCGTGCAAAATGAAGGTTTACGGCGATTTAGTGAGTTTGCGCTTTCTTCCCCAATGCAGCAGCTAGCCAAAGAAAAAGGCTTTAACCCAGGTATTAACTTTAAAAGTAATATTCCCATTCCCGATGGTGAAGTTCTGCAAGCGGCCCAGTCTTATTGGAAACAGCGTAAAGATGGGGGACGTACAGTTAATTTAATGATGGTAATTGATACGAGTGGTTCAATGGAAGGCGATCGCCTCAAAGCCGTCAAAAACAGTCTGAAAATTGCCGCGCAGTCAATTAATTCTGGTAACTATGTCGGATTAGTTACATTTAGCGATCGCCCCAGACAAATCCTACCCCTTGCACCTTTTGATGTGCAACAACATCAACGTTTGTTAGCGGCGGCTGATTCCTTAAGCGCTGATGGGGAAACAGCGATGTACGACGGAATGATAGTCGGTTTATCACAACTAATGCAACGTCAAAAAGCCGATCCTAATGGACGATTTTATTTGTTACTGCTAACTGATGGTGAAGTAAATACAGGATTGCGCTTTATACAAGTCAGGGATGTTCTTAAATATAGTGGCGTGCGCTTCTATCCCATTGCTTACGGCGAAGTCAACAGAGGCGAATTGCAGGAAATAGCCAATTTGCGAGAAACAACAGTCAAATCCAGCGATTCGCAAAAGCTACAAACATTATTCACTGAACTATTTCAAACCAACTTGTAA